One genomic window of Moorella glycerini includes the following:
- the rhaI gene encoding L-rhamnose isomerase — protein sequence MLWEKQYQLLAQVLADKGIDIERVKDKLKKQVIELPSWAVGNSGTRYGTFREEGAAITVWDRIDDCAEIQRVVGICPVMATHVLWDVTEDGKYEPVREYAAEKGLRIGTVHPNTFMGQQFKFGSICNPFADVRRSTIEHFKDCVRIARELGSKTLGVWLADGTNYPGQDKLRERKHRLFAGLKELYDAMDADMTLLLEYKPFEPAFYTTDVMDWGMSYLMCTKMGDRAKVLVDLGHHLLGVNVEQIIAVLLDEGKMGGFHFNNHKYADDDLMVGSIDPYGLFLIFDQIIEAEEDNVDVDIVYMLDQSHNIEPSIEGIIQSVMNVQKAYARALLVDRRKLQEARQNGDVILANRTLMEAFEIDVNPLLNQVRVEMGIEPDPLLNYRRSGYAEKIARERKNKGANTLGG from the coding sequence ATGTTATGGGAAAAACAGTACCAGCTCCTGGCCCAGGTTTTAGCAGATAAAGGAATTGATATCGAAAGGGTTAAAGACAAGCTAAAAAAGCAGGTCATTGAACTTCCTTCCTGGGCGGTGGGTAATTCGGGCACGCGCTATGGCACCTTCCGGGAGGAAGGTGCCGCTATAACCGTCTGGGATAGAATAGACGACTGTGCCGAGATCCAGCGGGTGGTTGGCATTTGCCCCGTAATGGCGACCCATGTCCTCTGGGATGTGACGGAGGACGGGAAGTACGAGCCCGTACGTGAATATGCCGCTGAGAAAGGCCTCAGAATAGGTACGGTTCACCCCAACACCTTTATGGGGCAGCAGTTTAAATTCGGGAGCATATGTAACCCCTTTGCCGATGTCCGCCGCAGCACCATTGAGCACTTCAAGGATTGCGTAAGAATAGCCAGGGAATTGGGGTCAAAAACATTGGGTGTGTGGCTGGCTGACGGCACCAACTACCCCGGACAGGATAAATTAAGAGAGCGCAAACACAGGTTATTCGCGGGACTGAAGGAACTCTACGACGCCATGGATGCCGATATGACCCTGCTGCTCGAATACAAACCTTTTGAACCCGCCTTTTACACCACCGATGTGATGGATTGGGGTATGTCCTATCTCATGTGTACGAAAATGGGAGACAGGGCCAAAGTTCTGGTTGATCTGGGACACCACCTGTTAGGGGTAAATGTGGAACAGATTATCGCTGTCTTACTTGATGAAGGGAAGATGGGCGGCTTCCATTTCAACAACCACAAGTATGCGGACGATGACCTGATGGTCGGCTCCATCGATCCCTATGGCCTGTTCCTGATTTTTGATCAAATTATTGAAGCTGAAGAAGATAACGTGGACGTGGATATTGTCTACATGCTGGACCAATCCCACAATATCGAGCCGAGCATTGAAGGAATAATCCAGTCGGTAATGAACGTCCAGAAGGCCTACGCCAGGGCTCTCTTAGTCGACCGCAGGAAACTGCAGGAGGCGCGGCAAAATGGCGATGTAATCCTGGCCAACAGGACCCTGATGGAAGCCTTTGAGATTGATGTCAATCCCCTGCTGAACCAGGTGCGGGTGGAAATGGGAATTGAGCCGGACCCCCTGCTGAATTATCGCCGCAGCGGCTATGCGGAAAAAATCGCGCGGGAGAGAAAGAATAAAGGCGCCAATACGCTTGGGGGTTAA
- a CDS encoding uroporphyrinogen decarboxylase family protein, which produces MKPKERVIKTLQREEPDRIPTFEWIISPSVIEKMTGQRDEVKFIELMDIDGMAVAPNMKKEVIDSRHYRDEWGIVRASYDEYPMPVDYPIKDEEDLKKLRVPDPDADYRFDDIKRVMEAIGDTRAVIIRLRDVFSQPRDLMGFEGFLMGFYTQPDVVERLMEISVDYSTRLARNIKELGGEIIVVGDDIADNKDLLISPEMYRKMVLPHFKRLIQNFKALGFYVIKHTDGNIMKVIEDLIDTGIDCLDPIDPLGGMDLEYMKKTYGDRICLKGNVDCVSTLVDKKPEDVIEEVKDCIRKAGAGGGYIISSSNSIHAGINPVNYKTFLDAIKEYGTYPLDWERLGDKP; this is translated from the coding sequence ATGAAACCGAAGGAAAGAGTGATCAAGACCCTGCAAAGGGAGGAACCGGACAGGATACCCACCTTTGAGTGGATTATAAGTCCCAGTGTAATAGAAAAGATGACCGGACAGCGCGACGAGGTAAAATTTATCGAGCTGATGGATATTGACGGGATGGCCGTGGCGCCGAATATGAAAAAAGAGGTAATCGACAGCCGGCATTACCGGGACGAATGGGGCATCGTGAGGGCTTCCTATGATGAATATCCCATGCCGGTAGATTACCCCATTAAGGATGAGGAAGATCTGAAGAAGCTTAGAGTCCCCGACCCGGATGCCGATTACCGGTTCGACGACATCAAGCGGGTCATGGAAGCCATCGGCGATACGCGGGCCGTAATTATAAGGCTCCGGGATGTGTTTTCCCAGCCGCGGGATTTGATGGGTTTTGAAGGCTTCCTGATGGGGTTTTACACGCAGCCGGATGTCGTGGAGCGGCTGATGGAAATCAGCGTGGATTACAGCACTCGCCTGGCCCGCAATATAAAAGAACTGGGGGGGGAAATAATTGTTGTCGGCGACGATATTGCCGACAATAAGGACCTGCTGATCAGCCCGGAAATGTACCGGAAAATGGTCTTACCCCACTTCAAAAGGCTGATCCAGAACTTTAAAGCCCTGGGTTTCTATGTAATCAAGCATACCGACGGCAATATTATGAAAGTCATCGAAGATTTGATAGATACGGGCATCGACTGCCTGGACCCCATTGACCCCCTGGGGGGGATGGACCTGGAATATATGAAGAAAACCTACGGTGATCGTATCTGCTTGAAAGGAAACGTGGATTGCGTCAGCACCCTGGTTGACAAGAAGCCGGAAGATGTGATTGAAGAGGTTAAAGATTGCATCCGGAAAGCGGGAGCAGGAGGCGGTTATATAATCTCCTCCAGCAATTCCATCCACGCCGGTATAAACCCGGTAAACTATAAAACCTTCCTCGATGCTATCAAAGAATACGGTACCTACCCGCTTGATTGGGAAAGGTTGGGTGATAAACCATGA